Proteins from a genomic interval of Oceanispirochaeta crateris:
- the dnaK gene encoding molecular chaperone DnaK — MGRIIGIDLGTTNSCVAVMEGGEPVVIQNEEGQRTTPSMVAFTDKDERLVGQPAKNQMVTNPENTIYSIKRFMGRHYDEVTEELHMIPYHVEKGPNGDVRVKVNGKHQSPPEISAAILQKMKKTAEDYLGEAVTEAVVTVPAYFNDAQRQATKDAGRIAGLDVKRIVNEPTAAALSYGFGKENKEQKIAVYDLGGGTFDISILDMAEGVFEVRSTNGDTHLGGDNFDMKIIEWLVSSFKSDQGVDLSNDKMALQRLREGAEKAKKELSSSQATDINLPFITADASGPKHLQYNLTRAKFEQMTSDLVQRTKIPCQKALKDAGYSASDIDEVILVGGSTRIPAVQAIVKELFQQEPHKGVNPDEVVAMGASIQGGVLGGDVNDILLLDVTPLSLGIETLGGVSTKLIERNTTIPTKKSQVFSTAADNQNAVSIHVLQGEREMASANRTLGKFDLVGIPPAPRGVPQIEVTFDIDANGIVHVSAKDLGTGKEQKIRIESSSGLSEAEIDKMVKDAELNAEADKAIKEKAEVMNEADNLIYSTEKSLKDFGDKVSAEDKTKIEASLESLKEVIKTDNIENIKAKVEELKQASYKLAEEMYKSQGGDPGAAGPDMGGAAPGEDSSEPKKAETDAEDADYEVVDEDK, encoded by the coding sequence ATGGGACGAATTATAGGAATTGACCTTGGTACGACGAACTCATGCGTAGCTGTCATGGAAGGAGGAGAACCAGTCGTCATTCAGAATGAAGAAGGGCAGAGAACCACTCCTTCAATGGTTGCTTTCACGGACAAAGATGAACGTCTGGTAGGACAGCCTGCCAAAAACCAGATGGTTACTAACCCTGAAAACACCATCTATTCAATTAAGAGATTTATGGGACGGCATTATGACGAGGTGACTGAAGAACTTCACATGATACCTTACCATGTAGAAAAAGGCCCTAATGGTGATGTCAGGGTCAAAGTTAATGGCAAGCACCAGTCTCCTCCCGAGATCTCAGCCGCTATTCTCCAGAAAATGAAGAAGACTGCAGAAGACTACCTTGGTGAAGCCGTGACTGAAGCCGTTGTTACAGTTCCCGCCTACTTCAATGATGCGCAGAGACAGGCAACTAAAGATGCCGGTCGTATTGCCGGTCTTGACGTAAAGAGAATCGTAAATGAGCCCACAGCCGCTGCCCTGTCTTATGGTTTCGGTAAAGAAAACAAAGAACAGAAAATTGCTGTTTATGACCTTGGTGGAGGAACCTTTGATATCTCCATTCTCGACATGGCCGAAGGTGTATTTGAAGTTCGTTCTACCAATGGAGATACTCATCTCGGTGGTGATAACTTTGATATGAAAATCATTGAATGGCTGGTGAGCAGTTTTAAATCTGATCAGGGTGTTGATTTATCTAATGACAAGATGGCACTTCAGAGACTGAGAGAGGGTGCAGAGAAAGCCAAGAAAGAACTCTCCTCTTCTCAAGCTACGGATATTAACCTGCCTTTTATTACGGCGGATGCCTCTGGACCTAAGCACCTGCAGTATAATTTGACCAGAGCTAAGTTTGAACAGATGACATCCGATTTGGTTCAAAGAACTAAAATCCCCTGTCAGAAAGCACTCAAGGATGCTGGATATTCTGCATCTGATATTGATGAAGTTATCCTGGTTGGTGGTTCAACAAGAATCCCTGCGGTTCAGGCTATTGTTAAAGAACTCTTCCAGCAGGAACCTCATAAGGGAGTCAACCCGGATGAAGTCGTTGCTATGGGTGCTTCCATTCAAGGTGGAGTTCTCGGCGGAGATGTAAACGATATTCTCCTCTTGGATGTAACTCCATTGTCCCTTGGTATTGAAACCTTGGGTGGTGTCTCAACCAAACTGATCGAACGTAATACTACGATTCCGACAAAGAAAAGTCAGGTTTTCTCTACTGCTGCGGATAACCAGAACGCCGTGTCCATCCATGTTCTTCAGGGTGAGCGGGAAATGGCCAGTGCCAACAGAACTCTTGGAAAGTTTGACCTTGTAGGAATCCCACCTGCACCTAGAGGTGTTCCACAGATTGAAGTTACCTTTGATATTGATGCAAACGGTATCGTACATGTTTCCGCCAAGGATTTGGGAACTGGAAAAGAACAGAAAATCAGAATTGAGTCTTCATCAGGCTTGAGCGAAGCTGAAATTGACAAGATGGTCAAAGATGCTGAACTGAATGCAGAAGCGGATAAAGCCATCAAAGAGAAGGCTGAAGTCATGAACGAAGCTGATAATCTGATATACTCTACTGAGAAATCTCTGAAAGATTTTGGTGATAAAGTTTCGGCAGAAGACAAAACCAAGATCGAAGCTTCTTTGGAATCATTGAAAGAGGTGATAAAAACAGATAATATTGAGAATATCAAGGCTAAAGTAGAAGAGCTGAAACAAGCGTCCTATAAACTTGCCGAAGAAATGTACAAGTCACAGGGTGGAGACCCTGGTGCTGCCGGTCCCGATATGGGAGGCGCTGCTCCAGGTGAAGATTCCTCTGAACCCAAGAAGGCTGAAACAGACGCAGAAGATGCGGATTATGAAGTCGTAGACGAAGATAAATAA
- a CDS encoding carbohydrate-binding family 9-like protein — MDNCSKLIIPEVDVDFDLLKENEAQFSMEFDQIGRPASIQNAPWSEFPDKPDVQFRIAWCQDTFLLKYYVREREILGTYTQDGSDVFEDSCVELFLSPEGKESYYNFEFNCIGCALGQLGSQRDDRVPVENTLLDQIIRIPSLGRSPYHNYHEGLVVEAPSWSLMVVIPVSVFFRESYTSFSGLKMRGNLYKCGDQLETPHYLCWNPIESEAPDFHRPEHFGELWFS, encoded by the coding sequence ATGGATAATTGCAGCAAGTTGATTATTCCCGAAGTTGATGTAGACTTTGATTTATTAAAAGAGAATGAAGCCCAGTTTTCAATGGAATTTGACCAAATAGGAAGGCCTGCCTCCATTCAAAATGCACCCTGGTCCGAGTTTCCAGATAAGCCGGATGTTCAATTTAGAATTGCCTGGTGTCAGGATACTTTTTTATTGAAATATTATGTTCGAGAGCGGGAAATCCTGGGAACCTACACTCAGGATGGCAGTGATGTCTTTGAAGATAGTTGTGTAGAACTGTTTCTTTCTCCTGAAGGTAAAGAGTCGTATTACAATTTTGAATTCAATTGTATTGGTTGCGCTTTGGGACAGCTTGGCAGTCAAAGGGATGATCGGGTTCCAGTAGAAAATACTCTTCTGGATCAAATTATCCGAATCCCTTCCCTAGGAAGGTCCCCTTATCACAATTATCATGAGGGACTTGTTGTTGAAGCTCCTTCCTGGAGCCTCATGGTCGTGATACCTGTCTCTGTTTTTTTCAGAGAATCCTATACCAGTTTCAGCGGTTTGAAGATGCGGGGAAATCTATATAAATGCGGTGATCAGCTTGAGACGCCCCATTACCTCTGCTGGAATCCAATTGAATCTGAAGCCCCTGATTTTCACAGACCTGAACATTTTGGAGAACTCTGGTTTTCATAA
- the grpE gene encoding nucleotide exchange factor GrpE, with product MTKKEKEDLQGKEIDEIDSVDMVSDDQSDDSDQKDAVEENETEERSETETLLEAVNALTQENSDLKDQYLRKHAEFENFRKRMAREKAESVKYGNQELLKDLIEVIDNFDRAIKSSKDSQDFNSFKEGISMIEQQFTGMLESKWSLKKMETEGLEYDPNAHEALMMEESSDIQVPTVLEDFQAGYTLYDRVLRPAKVKVGKPVAPAADKKEESED from the coding sequence GTGACGAAGAAAGAGAAAGAAGATCTGCAGGGAAAAGAGATCGATGAGATTGACTCTGTAGATATGGTCTCAGATGACCAGTCTGATGATTCTGATCAGAAGGATGCTGTAGAAGAAAATGAAACGGAAGAACGCAGTGAAACAGAGACCCTGTTGGAAGCGGTTAATGCTTTGACTCAGGAGAATAGCGATCTAAAAGATCAGTACCTGCGCAAACATGCCGAATTTGAGAATTTCAGAAAGAGGATGGCTCGTGAAAAGGCTGAATCTGTAAAATACGGAAACCAGGAACTTCTTAAAGATCTGATAGAAGTCATTGATAATTTTGATAGAGCCATCAAGTCGTCTAAAGATTCTCAGGATTTTAACTCCTTCAAAGAAGGAATCAGTATGATTGAGCAGCAGTTTACCGGTATGCTGGAAAGCAAGTGGTCCTTGAAGAAAATGGAAACCGAAGGATTGGAGTATGATCCCAATGCTCATGAAGCATTGATGATGGAGGAATCTTCTGATATTCAAGTTCCTACTGTGCTGGAAGATTTTCAGGCAGGATATACACTGTATGACAGAGTTTTGAGACCGGCTAAAGTTAAGGTGGGAAAGCCAGTTGCTCCCGCGGCCGATAAGAAAGAAGAATCGGAAGATTAG
- a CDS encoding HAD family hydrolase, which translates to MAVKAVAFDIDGTLYPNWRMKFFSFPFLLSHLSLVMNFSRVRKDLREIENISDFRVTQSELMAKRLGVTAEEAASIVEKIIYKKWENIFKRVRPYSGLQKALEELKSRGFLLGVLSDFPVGNKLNYFRVEGHWDVTMSSEDTGYLKPHTAPFYTLAEKLGCRPEEVLYVGNSYEYDVKGASAAGMKTVYVQWQGKNVPEADLTIRNFKSFVKNIEFLLRED; encoded by the coding sequence ATGGCTGTAAAAGCTGTTGCCTTTGATATTGACGGTACCCTGTACCCTAACTGGAGAATGAAGTTCTTTTCATTTCCTTTCCTCCTGAGTCACCTCTCTCTTGTGATGAATTTCTCAAGAGTCAGGAAAGACTTACGAGAAATCGAGAATATCAGTGATTTCAGAGTCACTCAGTCTGAATTGATGGCCAAACGGCTGGGAGTTACCGCTGAAGAAGCGGCATCCATTGTAGAAAAGATCATCTATAAAAAGTGGGAAAATATATTCAAACGGGTAAGGCCGTATTCGGGACTTCAAAAGGCTCTGGAAGAATTGAAATCCAGGGGATTCCTCCTAGGGGTACTTTCCGACTTTCCCGTAGGAAATAAATTAAATTACTTTAGAGTGGAGGGGCATTGGGACGTGACTATGTCTAGTGAAGACACAGGCTATTTAAAACCCCATACTGCCCCTTTTTACACTCTGGCAGAGAAACTTGGATGCCGCCCGGAGGAAGTCCTTTATGTGGGCAACAGTTATGAGTATGATGTGAAAGGAGCCTCCGCTGCAGGTATGAAAACAGTTTATGTTCAGTGGCAAGGTAAAAATGTTCCCGAAGCAGATCTTACAATCCGTAACTTCAAGAGCTTTGTCAAAAATATCGAATTCCTTTTGAGAGAGGATTAA
- the dnaJ gene encoding molecular chaperone DnaJ — protein MSKRDYYEVLGIEKSAAPDEIKKAYRKLAIKYHPDRNQNNTEAEHKFKEATEAYEVLSDAQKKQAYDQYGFSGVDNMGGPGFNASAFSGFEDIFGGDFSSIFDSFFGGAGGQSRGGGRRGPARGSDLRYDMEVEFKDAVYGDKVDVEYYRQHSCDVCHGSGAESGTGSKTCPTCGGSGQVRRSSGFFSIAQPCSTCQGEGTIIENPCSACRGRGVVKERQKLKVTIPAGIAPGKRIRLEGQGDAGPKGGPSGDLYVYIHIKEHITFEREGYDLYCVIPISMTQAALGGDIFVRTLDDKKIKLKITAGTQNGKMLRIRNEGVPVLHGSGRKGDMYVKLSIQIPKKLSSKQKDILKNFSEEYGEDTEPSPIRLKEL, from the coding sequence GTGTCGAAAAGGGATTATTACGAAGTTCTGGGAATCGAAAAAAGTGCTGCCCCGGATGAAATCAAAAAAGCTTACAGAAAACTTGCGATCAAGTACCATCCAGACCGAAATCAGAACAACACCGAGGCTGAACATAAGTTTAAAGAGGCTACTGAGGCCTATGAAGTTCTTTCTGATGCCCAGAAGAAACAGGCTTATGATCAATATGGGTTTTCTGGTGTAGATAACATGGGTGGCCCCGGGTTCAATGCTTCAGCATTCTCCGGTTTTGAAGATATATTTGGAGGCGATTTTTCCAGTATTTTTGACTCCTTCTTCGGAGGTGCAGGCGGTCAGTCCCGAGGGGGCGGACGTAGAGGTCCTGCTCGAGGAAGTGATCTGCGCTATGACATGGAAGTTGAGTTCAAAGATGCTGTTTACGGTGACAAGGTCGATGTAGAGTATTACCGGCAGCATTCATGTGATGTCTGTCATGGTTCTGGTGCAGAGTCTGGGACTGGCAGTAAAACCTGTCCCACCTGTGGTGGATCCGGACAGGTTCGGCGTAGTTCCGGGTTCTTTTCTATCGCCCAGCCATGTTCTACCTGTCAGGGGGAGGGGACTATTATAGAAAATCCCTGCTCTGCTTGTCGTGGAAGAGGTGTTGTTAAAGAGCGTCAGAAGTTGAAGGTGACGATCCCCGCCGGAATTGCTCCCGGAAAACGCATCCGACTCGAAGGTCAGGGAGATGCTGGACCAAAAGGCGGACCCTCTGGAGACTTATATGTTTATATTCATATAAAAGAACATATCACTTTTGAAAGAGAAGGGTATGACCTCTACTGTGTTATTCCAATTTCAATGACCCAAGCTGCCTTAGGTGGCGATATTTTTGTGAGAACTTTGGATGATAAGAAAATCAAGCTGAAAATTACTGCGGGAACGCAGAATGGTAAAATGCTTCGTATTCGCAATGAAGGTGTGCCGGTTCTTCATGGTTCGGGCAGAAAGGGCGATATGTATGTAAAGCTCAGCATTCAGATACCCAAAAAATTAAGTTCTAAGCAAAAAGACATACTGAAGAATTTTTCTGAGGAGTATGGAGAAGATACAGAACCGAGTCCCATCAGATTGAAAGAACTCTGA
- a CDS encoding SpiroCoCo family coiled-coil protein: protein MLFNTGDIIVLAIVFLVLFLNRQFDKNNRSLEKVRKYADKVKDELDKLVKDKKTEIHDLNIDIEVQEKTNREILKRILQANEESQNRSEELESYKDRLGDVSGRLEELDTLTKNVDENLVRIKKESEYVDSVGVRLNKLLEKTEDLTAGMTSLHESFRKENAQALEELQKSFHGEMSTVYKQFLNNLEASGEKLDQFRGHVDELLESRDRIGKEKLDAFTAQWTSVEDNYLARLEKVASEGVALESDSFLHLKELLSSHTESLSAGWNNEMQRLERRFQNLSEELNNGMESLDENHTLWKNRSDEQILRFNDHLAAATGEQQSTLKAMKDELESMMQDFSATRTGMVRQKDEVEQELERLDSRLGAHKSNVDAQLQEFTDTFTGRIEETAETLQIEALKAIEKKLKEYESGFFPRFNKLEQFMNDMDTLESSLRMSMNEVSERVMSEFSAFDLKMKNLRSDEERDTDERAEKIRMAMNELEQGLDELKSRAYDNVSAQLQVFEDDFFTDLKKRDDSIQNSLRDWQENLDRQITDLADQQNRDRVEMERSCSAELNKRLGELQTRVSQQFEKFQTQVVSFRESLDSRVDEGNSLIISYREDLQNKVSTMRDESMDFMVRELERLSMGLNERVEVSEKDINQKLNLLMSDLDQSRREFSIQSETIQSDVTSWQQKILQQIKDDEAQIRESYDDFKTSITSDLNEIRDDFKSQKEELILSSNEERADLKQDLAAMSEKVYQLQTDLKDKSESTLERFNSDYNLFMLDFQKKLRESQNDAELKIREMRQGVSDAREKMDAYQKKLVTRVEEDTRHLTSNLEEIERKQQDFIAQTHIFEKADRLKETLSRNILELKGDLQKVDSNMDRLKDYQAGFDRVQDQYQGILDQINRFMEEKQKVEELEDKIRSMVSLSKSVDLKLDQVSSLHDMLQQYQSRVKELEDQHHALDSRFLRMESKAILVDKTVEQVDEYAITVETLQKSIDMLKNELNPLSGRLKDIEQRNTFLLENKESADSVYSKIASLDQVLADLDEKAEKINQARDWIARTETRMDGVVKQAQDQVKLLGRLAERDGSAPRAGGSPDMDTRETVLRLARLGWKTEDIARTLKLSRGEVELILEITPRS from the coding sequence ATGCTTTTTAATACTGGAGATATAATAGTTCTTGCCATCGTTTTTCTTGTCCTCTTTCTAAATAGGCAGTTTGATAAGAACAATCGTTCTCTGGAAAAAGTCCGGAAGTATGCTGATAAAGTGAAGGATGAGCTGGATAAGCTTGTTAAGGACAAGAAGACAGAGATCCATGATTTGAACATTGACATAGAGGTCCAGGAAAAGACGAATAGAGAAATTCTTAAGCGTATCCTTCAGGCCAATGAAGAATCTCAAAACAGATCGGAAGAACTTGAGAGTTATAAAGACCGCTTGGGGGATGTCTCAGGACGGCTGGAAGAGCTGGATACTTTGACAAAGAATGTGGATGAGAATCTTGTCCGTATCAAAAAAGAATCAGAATATGTTGATTCCGTTGGTGTCCGCCTGAATAAATTATTAGAAAAAACAGAAGACCTGACAGCCGGAATGACTTCTTTGCATGAGTCCTTTAGAAAAGAAAATGCCCAGGCACTGGAAGAGCTCCAAAAGTCCTTTCATGGCGAAATGTCAACAGTATACAAACAGTTCCTGAATAATTTGGAAGCCTCGGGAGAGAAGTTGGACCAGTTTCGGGGACATGTTGATGAGCTGTTGGAAAGCCGGGATAGAATCGGTAAGGAAAAACTGGATGCCTTCACTGCTCAATGGACGAGTGTCGAAGACAATTATCTGGCCCGGTTGGAAAAAGTCGCCTCCGAAGGTGTCGCCTTAGAGTCTGATTCTTTTCTACATCTAAAAGAACTACTGTCATCACATACAGAATCTCTTTCTGCTGGTTGGAATAATGAAATGCAGCGCTTAGAGCGCCGCTTCCAGAATCTGTCTGAAGAATTGAATAATGGAATGGAAAGTCTGGACGAGAATCATACTCTCTGGAAGAACCGTTCGGATGAACAGATCCTTCGCTTTAACGATCATTTAGCTGCTGCGACAGGGGAGCAGCAGAGTACTTTGAAGGCCATGAAAGATGAGCTGGAATCCATGATGCAAGACTTCTCTGCAACCCGTACCGGTATGGTCAGGCAAAAAGATGAAGTTGAGCAGGAACTGGAGAGGCTGGACAGTCGATTGGGAGCCCATAAATCAAATGTTGATGCCCAATTACAGGAGTTTACCGACACATTCACAGGACGCATAGAAGAGACAGCTGAGACACTCCAAATTGAGGCATTGAAGGCCATTGAAAAGAAACTTAAAGAGTACGAAAGCGGATTCTTTCCACGGTTCAATAAACTGGAACAGTTTATGAACGATATGGATACTCTGGAATCCTCCCTCCGCATGAGTATGAATGAGGTTTCTGAGAGGGTCATGAGTGAATTTTCTGCTTTTGATCTTAAGATGAAGAATCTCCGCTCAGACGAAGAGCGGGATACGGATGAACGGGCAGAAAAGATCAGAATGGCTATGAATGAACTGGAGCAAGGACTGGATGAGCTGAAAAGCAGAGCCTATGATAATGTTTCTGCTCAACTTCAGGTCTTCGAAGATGACTTTTTTACAGACCTCAAGAAGCGGGATGACAGCATCCAAAATAGCCTGAGAGACTGGCAGGAGAATCTAGATAGGCAAATCACAGATCTTGCGGATCAGCAGAACCGGGACAGGGTGGAAATGGAACGCAGCTGTTCTGCAGAGCTGAACAAGCGTCTGGGGGAACTTCAGACCCGGGTTTCTCAACAGTTTGAGAAATTTCAGACTCAGGTTGTGTCTTTTCGAGAGTCTCTGGATTCAAGGGTGGATGAAGGGAATTCCCTCATTATCAGCTATAGGGAAGACCTTCAAAATAAAGTCTCCACCATGCGTGATGAATCTATGGACTTCATGGTCCGTGAGTTGGAACGGCTCAGCATGGGTTTGAATGAACGGGTCGAAGTTTCTGAAAAAGATATCAATCAGAAGTTAAATCTTCTTATGAGTGATCTGGATCAATCTCGGCGGGAATTCTCCATTCAGTCTGAGACCATTCAATCCGATGTGACCAGTTGGCAACAGAAAATACTGCAGCAAATCAAAGATGATGAAGCACAAATTCGTGAGTCATATGATGATTTTAAGACCAGTATCACCTCCGATCTGAATGAAATTAGAGATGATTTTAAATCTCAAAAAGAAGAATTGATACTCTCAAGCAATGAAGAAAGAGCGGATCTCAAACAGGATCTGGCTGCCATGAGTGAGAAGGTTTATCAGCTTCAGACTGATCTGAAGGATAAATCTGAATCGACATTGGAGCGTTTTAACAGCGATTACAATCTGTTTATGCTGGATTTTCAGAAGAAGCTCAGAGAGTCACAAAATGATGCAGAATTGAAGATCCGTGAGATGCGCCAGGGTGTCAGCGACGCACGGGAAAAAATGGATGCTTACCAGAAAAAGCTTGTGACCAGGGTAGAGGAAGACACCCGTCATCTCACTTCGAATCTGGAAGAAATCGAACGGAAACAGCAGGATTTTATTGCCCAGACTCATATTTTTGAGAAAGCGGATCGCCTGAAAGAGACTCTCTCCAGGAATATTCTGGAGTTGAAAGGAGATCTTCAAAAAGTGGATTCAAATATGGATCGACTTAAAGATTATCAGGCCGGTTTTGATAGGGTTCAGGATCAGTATCAGGGTATCTTGGATCAGATAAACCGTTTTATGGAAGAGAAGCAGAAAGTAGAAGAGCTGGAAGATAAAATCAGAAGCATGGTCAGCCTTTCCAAATCGGTTGATCTTAAACTGGATCAGGTCAGTTCTCTCCACGATATGCTGCAGCAGTATCAAAGCCGGGTGAAAGAACTGGAAGATCAGCATCATGCCCTTGATTCCCGGTTTCTCAGAATGGAAAGCAAAGCGATTCTGGTGGATAAGACTGTAGAACAGGTGGATGAATACGCAATCACAGTCGAGACTCTGCAAAAGAGTATTGATATGCTCAAAAACGAGTTGAACCCTCTAAGTGGACGTTTGAAAGATATTGAGCAAAGGAACACCTTTCTTCTTGAGAATAAGGAGAGTGCAGACTCTGTCTATTCTAAGATAGCCTCTTTGGATCAGGTCCTCGCCGATCTGGATGAGAAGGCCGAGAAGATCAATCAGGCCCGTGATTGGATAGCCAGAACGGAGACCAGAATGGATGGTGTGGTTAAGCAGGCTCAGGATCAAGTGAAGCTTTTAGGGCGCCTGGCAGAGCGTGACGGAAGCGCTCCCAGAGCCGGTGGTTCTCCAGATATGGACACTCGTGAAACCGTACTTCGCCTCGCCCGTCTAGGATGGAAGACCGAAGATATTGCCAGAACTCTCAAGCTCAGCCGGGGTGAGGTTGAATTAATTTTGGAAATCACTCCCAGGAGTTAG
- a CDS encoding serine/threonine protein kinase, which produces MAKIPDQIGKYKILSHLGSGGSSIVYLGMHPTLKRKVVLKKLNLRGKKSFYESFLQEAALMMDLNHDHIVKVYDHFKEGSRHYMVMEFVEGVSLDQFLEKADSLNHDTIRYILRCCCKALIYIHERKIIHRDIKPSNIFISNKGDVKLGDFGIAMHGGPLDKDNENTPESYPLVGTPAYMAPEQFAGKGRITPRTDLYALGVTYFELLTKQKLFYGETLDEMRRAVLKGRHPSLLFLIRSYGFNSWRIIRRCIFRAPILRFSSSKKMLRALRSFRMNDESAQEDLSFRIQSLSSKSGPVKRKSESVGKKGFSQVLGVKETTGGRLGGLVIVSVFILLLGGSLLYSGRFYQWFLPDKYGRFLLELTQDTPGDSFPLETLELYRDEGGSPRLLDQWNEFAFEKKPLVKRTGFYRLKVSWGNRVIWKSFYLPPMTEQQDEVLTVELSAPPLLSQLLEIDLLLSDGLTGQLLDPDGHVFIQSPNGEFSPLSEESMVVSGLEYLVKADLPGYYEAEFDIVLEFYQNSLILEAALKPLPGQLIVHHNMDSLSLKINNRKKIKGGNQSEDIEHFGSLNMEGGSWLLSPGIYELTWAGSGWKEKQKLTIRSEELVVFRITQDENDLPRFDIDRKQQSLGE; this is translated from the coding sequence ATGGCAAAAATCCCCGATCAAATCGGTAAATATAAAATCCTCTCACATCTTGGATCTGGCGGAAGCAGCATTGTCTATTTAGGGATGCATCCAACCCTCAAGAGAAAAGTTGTTCTTAAAAAATTGAATCTCCGGGGTAAAAAATCCTTTTATGAAAGCTTCCTGCAGGAAGCCGCTCTCATGATGGATCTGAATCATGACCATATTGTAAAGGTGTATGATCACTTCAAAGAAGGCAGCCGTCATTATATGGTCATGGAGTTTGTAGAGGGAGTCTCACTGGACCAGTTCTTGGAGAAGGCTGATTCTCTGAATCATGATACCATCCGGTATATACTCAGATGCTGTTGTAAGGCTCTGATCTATATCCATGAACGTAAAATTATCCACAGAGATATCAAACCATCAAATATTTTTATTTCTAACAAGGGCGATGTCAAACTGGGGGATTTTGGAATTGCCATGCATGGTGGCCCCTTGGATAAGGATAATGAAAATACGCCTGAGTCCTATCCTCTTGTTGGAACACCCGCCTATATGGCTCCTGAACAGTTTGCAGGGAAAGGTCGTATCACTCCCCGGACCGACCTGTATGCTCTGGGGGTCACATATTTTGAACTTTTGACAAAACAGAAACTCTTTTATGGCGAGACTCTGGATGAGATGAGGAGGGCTGTGCTTAAAGGACGGCACCCTTCACTGCTCTTTTTGATTCGTTCTTATGGATTTAACAGCTGGAGAATCATCAGACGCTGCATTTTTAGGGCTCCGATTTTGAGATTCTCTTCTTCTAAGAAGATGTTGAGAGCCCTCCGTTCATTCAGGATGAATGATGAAAGTGCCCAAGAGGATCTCTCTTTCAGAATCCAGTCTTTGTCATCAAAGTCAGGACCTGTAAAGAGGAAGTCAGAATCGGTCGGAAAAAAAGGGTTCTCTCAGGTCCTTGGAGTGAAAGAAACTACTGGTGGACGTCTTGGGGGACTCGTTATAGTCTCCGTATTCATTCTCCTTTTGGGAGGAAGTCTCTTGTATTCAGGCCGTTTTTATCAGTGGTTTTTGCCGGACAAATACGGTCGTTTTCTCCTGGAGTTGACTCAGGATACTCCGGGAGATTCTTTTCCTCTAGAGACTTTGGAGCTCTATCGTGATGAAGGGGGCTCCCCGAGGCTTCTGGACCAATGGAATGAATTTGCTTTTGAAAAAAAACCGCTTGTAAAGAGAACAGGATTCTACAGATTAAAGGTGAGCTGGGGGAACCGGGTCATTTGGAAAAGCTTTTATCTCCCCCCCATGACTGAACAGCAAGATGAAGTCCTGACGGTGGAGCTCTCTGCACCGCCTCTCTTGTCACAGCTTTTGGAAATAGATTTACTGCTGTCTGACGGTCTGACGGGACAGCTCTTAGACCCTGATGGTCATGTTTTTATCCAAAGCCCCAATGGTGAGTTCTCTCCTCTGAGTGAAGAATCCATGGTTGTATCAGGCCTTGAGTATCTTGTGAAAGCCGATTTGCCTGGTTATTATGAAGCTGAGTTTGATATAGTATTGGAATTTTATCAAAATTCTTTGATTCTTGAAGCGGCCTTGAAGCCTTTACCGGGTCAGTTGATTGTTCATCACAATATGGATAGTCTGAGTTTAAAAATTAATAATAGAAAAAAAATCAAAGGTGGAAATCAGTCTGAGGATATAGAGCATTTTGGTTCACTGAATATGGAAGGCGGCAGCTGGCTTCTTTCTCCCGGGATTTATGAACTCACCTGGGCTGGATCTGGGTGGAAAGAGAAGCAGAAGCTTACCATCAGATCAGAAGAACTTGTTGTATTCCGAATTACTCAGGATGAGAATGATCTTCCCCGTTTCGATATAGACCGCAAACAACAAAGCTTGGGAGAATAG